In the genome of Triticum urartu cultivar G1812 chromosome 5, Tu2.1, whole genome shotgun sequence, one region contains:
- the LOC125555887 gene encoding AT-hook motif nuclear-localized protein 7-like — protein MEGRVGIAVAGGHEAGLGLFRADVSMAEPQGAAKVEYRSSPSSPSTSPTPSPPQAAAGQGGGYAAATPHAWSFGGEQEKRSEASAGDNGNGNGNGMQMAGDGEQAAGLSSGRRRGRPRGSGRRQILATLGEWYALSAGGSFTPHVIIVPAREDVAARIMSFSQRGPRSVCILAASGTISNVAFNKPGSSGSSDSTFTYEGLFEILQLTGSFTMAEEGGRKRTGGLSVSLAGPDGRVIGGVVAGMLRAATPIQVIVGSFLPNSLKQHQRRMGLQPQPSAIPAPPVADAPPPVLTAAMPISQAAPGNGRHGPPVPMAPLQVHANVEHAATTGPMNLNSSSAGFTMVGWPVGAQPMGHRPSPDINLCLTPQE, from the exons ATGGAGGGGAGGGTGGGCATTGCGGTGGCAGGTGGCCATGAAGCCGGCCTCGGCCTGTTCAGAGCAGACGTTTCCATGGCGGAGCCGCAAGGAGCAGCCAAGGTGGAGTACCGCTCCTCTCCCTCCTCGCCGTCCACCTCCCCGACGCCGTCCCCGCCGCAGGCCGCGGCTGGCCAGGGAGGAGGGTACGCGGCCGCGACGCCGCACGCGTGGAGCTTCGGCGGCGAGCAGGAAAAGCGGAGCGAGGCCAGCGCGGGGGATAACGGCAACGGCAACGGCAACGGCATGCAGATGGCGGGTGACGGCGAGCAGGCGGCCGGCTTGAGCTCCGGGCGGCGCAGGGGCCGGCCACGCGGCTCCGGGAGACGGCAGATCCTAGCCACCCTAG GGGAATGGTATGCGCTCTCAGCTGGAGGGAGCTTCACACCGCATGTCATCATCGTCCCTGCTAGAGAG GATGTGGCGGCGCGCATAATGTCATTCTCCCAGAGGGGTCCACGCTCGGTCTGCATCCTCGCTGCCAGTGGGACCATCTCCAATGTGGCATTCAACAAGCCTGGCTCATCTGGCTCATCTGATAGCACCTTCACCTACGAG GGCCTGTTTGAGATTCTTCAGCTGACTGGCTCCTTTACAATGGCCGAGGAAGGTGGCCGGAAGAGGACCGGTGGGCTCAGTGTGTCACTTGCTGGCCCCGATGGTCGTGTCATCGGCGGAGTAGTCGCCGGTATGCTGCGTGctgccactcctatccag GTGATTGTGGGGAGCTTCCTACCGAACAGTCTGAAGCAGCATCAGAGGAGGATGGGCCTGCAGCCGCAACCATCTGCCATTCCAGCGCCGCCGGTGGCTGACGCCCCTCCTCCGGTGCTCACAGCTGCAATGCCCATCTCTCAGGCGGCTCCCGGCAATGGTCGCCATGGGCCTCCGGTCCCCATGGCGCCCCTGCAAGTCCATGCCAATGTGGAGCACGCTGCAACCACCGGCCCCATGAACCTGAACTCAAGCTCCGCCGGCTTCACCATGGTCGGCTGGCCTGTTGGCGCACAACCCATGGGTCACAGGCCTTCCCCTGATATCAACCTCTGCTTGACTCCCCAGGAGTAG